Proteins encoded in a region of the Streptomyces akebiae genome:
- a CDS encoding ABC transporter permease codes for MSETTHDGRVVVSDRPSPDDGLSATELAAKYGLAVSGARPGLVEYVRQMWGRRHFILAFSQAKLTAQYSQAKLGQLWQVATPLLNALVYFLIFGLILNADRGMSREVYIPFLVTGVFVFTFTQSSVMAGVRAISGNLGLVRALHFPRASLPISFALQQLQQLMFSMIVLFCVAVGFGSYPRLSWLLILPVLVLQFLFNTGLALIMARMGAKTPDLAQLMPFVMRTWMYASGVMFSIPVMLDGHPEWIADVLQWNPAAIYMDLMRFALIDGYGRENLPPHVWAVAGGWAVLIALGGFVYFWKAEERYGRG; via the coding sequence GTGAGTGAGACAACGCATGACGGCAGGGTTGTGGTGAGCGACCGTCCGTCGCCCGACGACGGGCTCTCCGCGACGGAGCTGGCCGCCAAGTACGGGCTCGCCGTGAGCGGCGCCCGGCCCGGACTCGTGGAGTACGTCCGCCAGATGTGGGGGCGGCGCCACTTCATCCTCGCCTTCTCCCAGGCGAAGCTCACCGCGCAGTACAGCCAGGCCAAGCTCGGCCAGCTGTGGCAGGTGGCCACTCCGCTGCTCAACGCGCTGGTGTACTTCCTGATCTTCGGCCTGATCCTCAACGCCGACCGGGGCATGTCGCGCGAGGTCTACATCCCGTTCCTGGTCACGGGTGTGTTCGTGTTCACCTTCACGCAGAGCTCGGTGATGGCCGGTGTCCGCGCGATCTCCGGCAACCTGGGCCTGGTCCGCGCCCTGCACTTCCCGCGCGCCTCGCTGCCCATCTCCTTCGCGCTCCAGCAGTTGCAGCAGCTGATGTTCTCGATGATCGTGCTGTTCTGCGTCGCGGTCGGCTTCGGCAGCTACCCGCGCCTGTCCTGGCTGCTGATCCTCCCCGTCCTGGTGCTGCAGTTCCTCTTCAACACAGGGCTCGCGCTGATCATGGCCCGCATGGGCGCCAAGACCCCGGACCTCGCCCAGCTGATGCCGTTCGTGATGCGGACCTGGATGTACGCCTCCGGCGTCATGTTCTCCATCCCGGTGATGCTCGACGGCCACCCCGAGTGGATCGCCGACGTCCTCCAGTGGAACCCGGCCGCGATCTACATGGACCTGATGCGCTTCGCGCTGATCGACGGTTACGGCCGCGAGAACCTGCCCCCGCACGTGTGGGCGGTCGCCGGCGGCTGGGCCGTGCTGATCGCGCTCGGCGGTTTCGTGTACTTCTGGAAGGCGGAGGAGAGGTACGGCCGTGGCTGA
- the galE gene encoding UDP-glucose 4-epimerase GalE yields MTWLITGGAGYIGAHVAKVMTAAGDEVIALDDLSAGVRGRLPEDIPLIHGSALDGDLLKRVLTEHAVTGVVHLAARKQVGESVAQPTRYYQENVGGLATLLEAAAATGVERFVFSSSAAVYGNPDVDLITEDTPCAPMSPYGETKLAGEWLVRAAGQAHGIATVCLRYFNVAGAAEPALADTGIFNVVPMVFDRLTRDEAPRIFGDDYPTPDGTCVRDYIHVADLADAHLAAARRLTADDVSGDLTVNIGRGEGVSVRELVDLIGEVTGDRRPALVEPRRPGDAPRAVASAERARHELGWTARRGVREMVESAWAGWRLHHGL; encoded by the coding sequence ATGACATGGCTGATCACAGGCGGGGCGGGCTACATCGGCGCACACGTGGCGAAGGTCATGACCGCCGCCGGCGACGAGGTCATCGCACTGGACGACCTCTCCGCAGGGGTCCGCGGCCGCCTGCCCGAAGACATCCCGCTGATCCACGGCTCCGCCCTCGACGGCGACCTCCTCAAGCGTGTCCTCACCGAGCACGCCGTGACCGGTGTGGTCCATCTCGCGGCCCGCAAGCAGGTGGGCGAGTCCGTCGCCCAGCCCACCCGCTACTACCAGGAGAACGTCGGCGGTCTCGCCACGCTCCTGGAGGCGGCGGCCGCCACCGGGGTCGAGCGCTTCGTCTTCTCCTCCTCGGCGGCCGTGTACGGCAACCCGGACGTGGACCTCATCACGGAGGACACCCCGTGCGCCCCGATGAGCCCCTACGGCGAGACCAAGCTGGCCGGGGAATGGCTGGTGCGGGCGGCGGGGCAGGCGCACGGCATCGCGACCGTCTGTCTGCGCTACTTCAACGTGGCCGGCGCCGCCGAACCCGCCCTGGCCGACACCGGCATCTTCAACGTCGTCCCGATGGTCTTCGACCGCCTCACCCGTGACGAGGCACCGAGGATCTTCGGCGACGACTACCCGACCCCGGACGGCACCTGCGTCCGGGACTACATCCATGTCGCCGATCTCGCCGACGCGCACCTCGCGGCGGCCCGACGCCTCACCGCCGACGACGTCTCGGGCGACCTGACCGTGAACATCGGCCGGGGCGAAGGCGTTTCGGTCCGCGAACTCGTCGACCTCATCGGCGAGGTGACCGGGGACCGCCGTCCCGCACTCGTCGAGCCCCGCCGCCCCGGTGACGCGCCGCGCGCGGTCGCCTCGGCCGAGCGGGCCCGGCACGAGCTCGGCTGGACGGCCCGGCGCGGGGTACGCGAGATGGTCGAGTCGGCCTGGGCGGGCTGGCGGCTGCACCACGGTCTCTGA
- the idi gene encoding isopentenyl-diphosphate Delta-isomerase, producing the protein MPITPATAMHSPENGTTEAILLELVDEDGTTIGTAEKLAAHQPPGQLHRAFSVFLFDERGRLLLQQRALGKYHSPGVWSNTCCGHPYPGESPFAAAARRTHEELGVSPALLGEAGTVRYNHPDPDSGLVEQEFNHLFVGLLQSPLRPDPDEVGDTAFVTPAELAERHAKDPFSAWFMTVLDAARPAVRELTGPAAGW; encoded by the coding sequence ATGCCGATCACACCTGCCACCGCGATGCACAGTCCCGAGAACGGCACCACGGAAGCGATCCTGCTGGAGCTGGTCGACGAGGACGGCACCACGATCGGCACCGCGGAGAAGCTGGCCGCTCATCAACCGCCCGGTCAACTGCACAGGGCGTTCTCCGTCTTCCTCTTCGACGAGCGCGGGCGGCTGCTGCTGCAGCAGCGGGCCCTCGGCAAGTACCACTCCCCCGGCGTCTGGTCGAACACCTGCTGCGGCCACCCCTACCCGGGCGAGTCCCCCTTCGCGGCGGCCGCGCGGCGGACGCACGAGGAGCTGGGGGTCTCCCCGGCGCTGCTCGGCGAGGCGGGCACGGTCCGCTACAACCACCCGGACCCGGACTCGGGCCTGGTGGAGCAGGAGTTCAACCACCTGTTCGTCGGGCTGCTGCAGTCCCCGCTCCGGCCGGACCCGGACGAGGTCGGGGACACCGCGTTCGTCACCCCGGCCGAGCTGGCGGAGCGGCATGCCAAGGACCCGTTCTCGGCCTGGTTCATGACGGTCCTGGACGCGGCGCGGCCGGCGGTCAGGGAGCTGACGGGGCCGGCCGCGGGCTGGTGA
- a CDS encoding ABC transporter ATP-binding protein, with translation MAESLIPTVIADELHIVYRVNGAKTGKGSATAALSRILKRGEERGVRKVHAVKGVSFIAYRGEAIGLIGSNGSGKSTLLRAIAGLLPAEKGKVYTDGQPSLLGVNAALMNDLTGERNVILGGLAMGMSRDQIKERYQGIVDFSGINEKGDFITLPMRTYSSGMAARLRFSIAAAKDHDVLMIDEALATGDRAFQKRSEARIRELRKEAGTVFLVSHNNKSIRDTCDRVLWLERGELRMDGPTDEVLKEYEKFTGK, from the coding sequence GTGGCTGAGTCACTCATCCCCACCGTCATCGCGGACGAGTTGCACATCGTCTACCGCGTCAACGGCGCCAAGACCGGCAAGGGCAGCGCGACCGCCGCTCTCAGCCGCATCCTCAAGCGCGGCGAGGAGCGGGGTGTGCGCAAGGTGCACGCCGTCAAGGGTGTCTCCTTCATCGCCTACCGGGGCGAGGCCATCGGTCTGATCGGCTCCAACGGCTCCGGCAAGTCCACCCTGCTGCGGGCGATCGCCGGTCTGCTGCCGGCGGAGAAGGGCAAGGTCTACACCGACGGCCAGCCCTCGCTGCTCGGCGTCAACGCCGCCCTGATGAACGACCTCACGGGCGAGCGCAACGTCATATTGGGCGGCCTCGCGATGGGCATGTCGCGGGACCAGATCAAGGAGCGCTACCAGGGGATCGTCGACTTCTCCGGCATCAACGAGAAGGGCGACTTCATCACCCTGCCGATGCGCACCTACTCCTCCGGCATGGCGGCCCGCCTGCGCTTCTCCATCGCGGCCGCCAAGGACCACGACGTGCTGATGATCGACGAGGCCCTCGCCACCGGCGACCGCGCCTTCCAGAAGCGCTCCGAGGCCCGCATCCGCGAGCTGCGCAAGGAGGCCGGCACGGTCTTCCTGGTCAGCCACAACAACAAGTCCATCCGCGACACCTGCGACCGCGTCCTGTGGCTGGAACGCGGCGAACTCCGCATGGACGGCCCGACCGACGAGGTGCTCAAGGAATACGAGAAGTTCACGGGCAAGTAG
- a CDS encoding ATP-binding protein gives MDDQGRGSDPRPDGGGHGPDDPRPPEPLPYEGVWRFTAAAVDASVPQARRAVRDLLARQGVPISDDLVQGLLLIVSELVTNAVKHAALLSPTLAVEVAVAAEWVRVSVEDNHPYRPTALETDHGRLGGRGLLLVREITLEAGGVCDVEHTASGGKVVWVAVPLKPAHLIQG, from the coding sequence ATGGACGACCAAGGGCGCGGGAGCGACCCACGCCCTGACGGCGGCGGGCACGGCCCCGACGACCCGAGGCCGCCGGAGCCGCTGCCTTACGAAGGGGTCTGGCGGTTCACCGCGGCCGCGGTCGACGCCTCGGTGCCGCAGGCGCGGCGCGCCGTCCGGGACCTGCTCGCCCGCCAGGGCGTGCCGATCTCGGACGACCTCGTCCAGGGGCTCCTGCTGATCGTCTCCGAGCTGGTGACCAACGCCGTGAAACACGCGGCGCTCCTGTCGCCCACGCTCGCCGTCGAGGTCGCCGTCGCAGCCGAGTGGGTGCGGGTCTCGGTGGAGGACAACCACCCCTACCGCCCGACCGCCCTGGAGACCGACCACGGCCGGCTGGGCGGCCGTGGTCTGCTCCTGGTGCGGGAGATCACCCTGGAGGCGGGCGGGGTCTGCGACGTGGAGCACACCGCGAGCGGAGGCAAGGTGGTCTGGGTCGCCGTGCCGCTCAAGCCCGCACATCTGATCCAGGGGTGA
- a CDS encoding GNAT family N-acetyltransferase: MSLTTDWTTRPETSADREGVYGVNAAAFETDAEARLVDALREDPGAWLPDLSYVAEAPDGTIAAYALITRCHVDEVPALALAPVAVLPDHQRQGAGAAVVRAVLEAARARRERLVLVLGHPEYYPRFGFVRASEYGIRPGFEVPDEAMMALVLDGSAAVAPGTIRYPAAFGV; the protein is encoded by the coding sequence GTGTCACTGACCACCGACTGGACCACGCGACCGGAGACGTCCGCCGACCGCGAGGGGGTGTACGGCGTCAACGCCGCCGCCTTCGAGACCGACGCCGAGGCCAGACTGGTCGACGCGCTGCGCGAGGACCCCGGCGCATGGCTGCCGGACCTGTCGTACGTCGCCGAGGCCCCGGACGGCACGATCGCGGCGTACGCGCTGATCACCCGCTGCCATGTCGACGAGGTGCCCGCGCTGGCACTGGCCCCCGTCGCGGTGCTGCCGGACCATCAGCGGCAGGGGGCGGGAGCGGCCGTCGTACGCGCGGTGCTGGAGGCGGCACGCGCGCGTCGGGAGCGGCTCGTCCTCGTCCTGGGGCACCCCGAGTACTACCCGCGCTTCGGCTTCGTGCGTGCGTCCGAGTACGGCATCCGGCCGGGATTCGAGGTGCCGGACGAGGCGATGATGGCGCTGGTCCTGGACGGTTCCGCGGCGGTGGCTCCCGGCACCATCAGGTATCCGGCGGCCTTCGGGGTCTGA
- a CDS encoding iron-containing alcohol dehydrogenase family protein yields MPVLTRLIPSPVVVDIRPGALDDLATILSDQRIAPSGRLAFAISAGSGAALRDRFAPAFPEADWFCDADGTIDGAVRLADSIKKGGHYDAVVGLGGGKVIDCAKYAAARVGLPLVAVATNLANDGLCSPVATLDNDAGRGSYGVPNPIGIVIDLDVIREAPVRFVRAGIGDVICKISAVADWELSSRETGEKVDGLAAAMARQAAEAVLRHPGGVGDDDFLTTLSESLVLCGISMSVAGDSRPASGACHEISHAFDLTFPKRNALHGEQCGLGGAFATFLRGHHEIAGQMTEVLRHHGLPVLPDEIGFTVDEFVQVVEFAPQTRPGRYTILEHLELSTEQIKDAYADYAKAISS; encoded by the coding sequence GTGCCAGTACTGACGAGGCTCATCCCCTCGCCGGTCGTCGTGGACATCCGTCCCGGCGCGCTCGATGACCTGGCGACGATCCTGTCGGACCAGCGCATCGCGCCGTCGGGCCGGTTGGCCTTCGCGATCAGCGCCGGCTCCGGCGCGGCGCTGCGCGACCGGTTCGCCCCCGCGTTTCCGGAGGCGGACTGGTTCTGCGACGCCGACGGCACCATCGACGGCGCGGTACGGCTCGCCGACTCGATCAAGAAGGGCGGTCACTACGACGCCGTGGTCGGGCTCGGCGGCGGCAAGGTCATCGACTGCGCCAAGTACGCGGCGGCCCGGGTCGGTCTGCCGCTGGTCGCCGTCGCCACCAACCTCGCCAACGACGGTCTGTGCTCCCCGGTGGCCACCCTCGACAACGACGCGGGCCGCGGCTCGTACGGGGTGCCGAACCCGATCGGCATCGTCATCGACCTGGACGTCATCCGTGAGGCCCCGGTGCGCTTCGTGCGGGCCGGCATCGGCGATGTGATCTGCAAGATCTCCGCCGTGGCCGACTGGGAGTTGTCCAGCCGGGAGACCGGCGAGAAGGTCGACGGACTGGCCGCCGCCATGGCCCGCCAGGCCGCCGAGGCCGTACTGCGCCACCCCGGCGGGGTCGGCGACGACGACTTCCTGACCACGCTCTCCGAGTCCCTCGTCCTGTGTGGGATCTCCATGTCCGTGGCCGGCGACAGCCGTCCCGCCTCGGGCGCCTGCCACGAGATCAGCCACGCGTTCGACCTGACGTTCCCCAAGCGGAACGCCCTGCACGGCGAACAGTGCGGTCTCGGCGGAGCGTTCGCCACCTTCCTGCGGGGCCACCACGAGATCGCGGGCCAGATGACCGAGGTGCTCCGCCACCACGGCCTGCCCGTCCTCCCGGACGAGATCGGCTTCACGGTCGACGAGTTCGTCCAGGTCGTCGAGTTCGCCCCGCAGACCCGGCCGGGCCGCTACACCATCCTGGAACACCTCGAACTGAGCACCGAACAGATCAAGGACGCCTACGCCGACTATGCCAAAGCCATCAGTAGCTGA
- a CDS encoding phosphocholine cytidylyltransferase family protein, with the protein MIGLVLAAGAGRRLRPYTDTLPKALVPVGPEGDEESLTVLDLTLGNFAEIGLTEVAIIVGYRKEAVYERREALEAKYGLKITLIDNDKAEEWNNAYSLWCGRDAIKHSVILANGDTVHPVSVEKTLLAARGDGKKIILALDTVKSLADEEMKVVVGPEGGMTKITKLMDPAEATGEYIGVTLIEGEAADELADALKTVFETDPQQFYEHGYQELVNRGFRIDVAPIGDVKWVEIDNHDDLAKGREIACQY; encoded by the coding sequence ATGATCGGCCTCGTGCTGGCGGCCGGCGCCGGACGGCGTCTTCGCCCCTACACCGACACCCTCCCCAAGGCTCTGGTGCCGGTCGGCCCCGAGGGCGACGAGGAGAGCCTCACCGTTCTCGACCTCACCCTCGGCAACTTCGCCGAGATCGGCCTGACCGAGGTCGCGATCATCGTCGGGTACCGCAAGGAGGCCGTCTACGAGCGCCGCGAGGCGCTGGAGGCCAAGTACGGGCTCAAGATCACCCTCATCGACAACGACAAGGCCGAGGAGTGGAACAACGCCTACTCCCTGTGGTGCGGCCGTGACGCCATCAAGCACTCGGTGATCCTCGCCAACGGCGACACCGTGCACCCGGTCTCCGTCGAGAAGACCCTGCTCGCCGCCCGCGGCGACGGCAAGAAGATCATCCTCGCCCTCGACACGGTGAAGTCCCTCGCCGACGAGGAGATGAAGGTCGTCGTCGGCCCCGAGGGCGGCATGACCAAGATCACCAAGCTGATGGACCCCGCCGAGGCGACGGGCGAGTACATCGGCGTCACCCTCATCGAGGGCGAGGCCGCCGACGAGCTGGCCGACGCCCTGAAGACCGTCTTCGAGACGGACCCGCAGCAGTTCTACGAGCACGGCTACCAGGAGCTCGTGAACCGCGGCTTCCGTATCGACGTGGCCCCCATCGGTGACGTCAAGTGGGTCGAGATCGACAACCACGACGACCTCGCCAAGGGACGTGAGATCGCGTGCCAGTACTGA
- a CDS encoding CDP-alcohol phosphatidyltransferase family protein: MKDRRSGEHWAGRLYMREISLRIDRHLVNTRVTPNQLTYLMTVFGVLAAPALLVPGIPGAVLGVLMVQLYLLFDCVDGEIARWRKQYSMTGVYVDRVGAYLCDAAVLVGFGLRAADLWGTGRIDWLWAFLGTLAALGAILIKAETDLVGVARHQTGKPPVQESAAEPRSSGMALARKAAAALKFHRLILGVEASLLILVLAVVDQMRGDLFFSRVGVAVLAGIALLQTLLHLVSILVSSRLK, translated from the coding sequence GTGAAGGACCGGCGGAGCGGTGAGCACTGGGCCGGCCGGCTCTACATGCGCGAGATCTCGCTGCGCATCGACCGGCACCTGGTGAACACCCGGGTCACGCCCAACCAGCTGACCTACCTGATGACCGTCTTCGGCGTCCTCGCCGCCCCGGCCCTGCTGGTGCCGGGCATCCCGGGCGCCGTCCTCGGCGTCCTGATGGTCCAGCTGTACCTGCTGTTCGACTGCGTCGACGGCGAGATCGCCCGCTGGCGCAAGCAGTACTCGATGACCGGCGTCTACGTCGACCGGGTCGGCGCCTACCTCTGCGACGCGGCCGTCCTCGTCGGCTTCGGGCTGCGCGCCGCCGACCTGTGGGGCACCGGCCGGATCGACTGGCTGTGGGCCTTCCTCGGCACCCTCGCCGCCCTCGGCGCCATCCTGATCAAGGCCGAGACCGACCTCGTCGGTGTCGCCCGGCACCAGACCGGCAAGCCGCCGGTCCAGGAGTCGGCCGCCGAGCCGCGCTCCTCCGGCATGGCGCTGGCCCGCAAGGCCGCCGCCGCCCTGAAGTTCCACCGGCTCATCCTCGGCGTCGAGGCCTCGCTGCTGATCCTGGTCCTCGCCGTCGTGGACCAGATGCGGGGCGACCTCTTCTTCTCCCGGGTGGGCGTCGCCGTCCTGGCCGGCATCGCCCTGCTCCAGACCCTGCTGCACCTGGTGTCGATCCTCGTCTCCAGCAGGCTGAAGTGA
- a CDS encoding glycosyltransferase family 2 protein, whose translation MKVGAVIITMGNRPDELRALLDSVAKQEGDRVEAVVVGNGSPVPDVPEGVRTVELPENLGIPGGRNIGIEAFGPSGRDVDVLLFLDDDGLLAHHDTAELCRRAFEEDPKLGIVSFRIADPDTGETQRRHVPRLRAADPMRSSRVTTFLGGANAVRTQVFAEVGGLPDEFFYAHEETDLAWRALDAGWMIDYRSDMVLYHPTTAPSRHAVYHRMVARNRVWLARRNLPAPLVPVYLGVWLLLTLLRKPSGPALKAWFGGFKEGWTSPCGPRRPMKWRTVWRLTRLGRPPVI comes from the coding sequence ATGAAGGTCGGCGCGGTGATCATCACCATGGGCAACCGCCCCGACGAACTCCGCGCCCTCCTCGACTCGGTCGCCAAGCAGGAGGGCGACCGGGTCGAGGCGGTCGTCGTCGGCAACGGCTCGCCCGTCCCGGACGTCCCCGAGGGCGTACGGACGGTCGAGCTGCCCGAGAACCTCGGCATCCCCGGCGGCCGCAACATAGGCATAGAGGCGTTCGGTCCCAGCGGCCGGGACGTCGACGTCCTGCTCTTCCTCGACGACGACGGCCTGCTCGCCCACCACGACACCGCCGAACTCTGCCGCCGGGCCTTCGAGGAGGACCCGAAACTCGGCATAGTCAGCTTCCGCATCGCCGACCCCGACACGGGTGAGACCCAGCGGCGCCATGTGCCCCGGCTGCGGGCCGCCGACCCGATGCGCTCCTCCCGGGTCACCACCTTCCTCGGCGGCGCCAACGCCGTACGCACCCAGGTCTTCGCCGAAGTCGGCGGTCTCCCGGACGAATTCTTCTACGCACACGAGGAAACCGACCTGGCATGGCGGGCCCTCGACGCGGGCTGGATGATCGACTACCGGTCCGACATGGTGCTGTACCACCCCACGACCGCGCCCTCCCGGCACGCGGTCTACCACCGCATGGTCGCGCGCAACCGCGTCTGGCTCGCGCGCCGTAACCTCCCGGCGCCGCTCGTACCGGTCTACCTGGGCGTCTGGCTGCTGCTGACGCTGCTCCGCAAGCCCTCCGGGCCTGCGCTGAAGGCCTGGTTCGGTGGCTTCAAGGAGGGCTGGACGAGCCCCTGTGGTCCCCGCCGGCCCATGAAGTGGCGTACGGTGTGGCGGCTGACCCGGCTGGGACGGCCTCCCGTCATCTGA
- a CDS encoding cation diffusion facilitator family transporter → MGAGHDHGHAHHAPTSGTAAAAYRGRLRIALSITLTVMVVEIVGGVLADSLALIADAAHMATDAVGLGMALLAIHFANRPPSGNRTFGYARAEILAALANCLLLLGVGGYVLYEAIQRFVTPVGTEGGLTVVFGAIGLVANMISLTLLMRGQKESLNVRGAFLEVAADALGSLAVIISATVILLTGWQAADPIASLVIGLMIVPRTVKLLRETLDVLLEAAPKNVDMAEVRAHILALPGVEDVHDLHAWTITSGMPVLSAHVVVSSDTLDSIGHEKMLHDLQGCIGDHFDVEHCTFQLEPGGHAEHEAKLCH, encoded by the coding sequence ATGGGGGCCGGTCACGACCACGGGCACGCGCATCACGCGCCGACCAGCGGTACGGCCGCGGCGGCGTACCGCGGGCGGCTGCGGATCGCCCTGTCGATCACGCTCACCGTCATGGTGGTCGAGATCGTCGGCGGCGTGCTCGCCGATTCGCTGGCGCTCATCGCCGACGCGGCGCACATGGCGACGGACGCGGTGGGCCTCGGCATGGCGCTCCTCGCGATCCACTTCGCGAACCGCCCCCCGAGCGGCAACCGCACGTTCGGATACGCCCGCGCCGAGATACTCGCGGCGCTCGCCAACTGCCTGCTGCTGCTCGGCGTCGGCGGCTATGTGCTGTACGAGGCGATCCAGCGGTTCGTCACACCGGTCGGGACCGAGGGCGGACTGACCGTCGTCTTCGGCGCGATCGGTCTGGTCGCGAACATGATCTCGCTGACCCTGCTGATGCGGGGCCAGAAGGAGAGCCTGAACGTCCGGGGCGCCTTCCTGGAGGTGGCCGCGGACGCGCTCGGTTCGTTGGCGGTGATCATCTCGGCGACGGTCATCCTGCTCACCGGCTGGCAGGCCGCCGACCCGATCGCCTCACTCGTCATCGGTCTGATGATCGTCCCGCGTACGGTGAAGCTGCTGCGCGAGACCCTCGACGTGCTGTTGGAGGCGGCCCCGAAGAACGTCGACATGGCCGAGGTACGGGCCCACATACTGGCGCTGCCGGGCGTGGAGGACGTCCACGATCTGCACGCCTGGACCATCACCTCCGGCATGCCGGTGCTCTCCGCCCACGTGGTGGTCAGCTCGGACACGCTGGACTCCATCGGCCACGAGAAGATGCTGCACGACCTCCAGGGCTGCATCGGCGACCACTTCGACGTCGAGCACTGCACCTTCCAGCTGGAGCCGGGCGGCCACGCGGAACACGAGGCGAAGCTGTGTCACTGA
- a CDS encoding DUF5941 domain-containing protein has protein sequence MSTAILTGQPVPGSSLEGDLRSLGFDVRTASDAGDAETLLATVPADQRVAIVDARFVGHVHALRLGLTDPRFEAAALPGAVTVRPAARQALTRALAREGSAAGGTTAVAVDSVADRVVAALEAEDVSLYRPELGTLVAVVPADPQARNEARQAVAAVDDEAVRLRTAVKSRDGFFTTYFISPYSRYIARWCARRGLTPNQVTTASLITALIAAGCAATGTRGGFVAAGLLLLFSFVLDCTDGQLARYSLQYSTLGAWLDATFDRAKEYAYYAGLALGAARGGDDVWALALGAMVLQTCRHVVDFSFNEANHDATGNTSPTAALSGKLDSVGWTVWIRRMIVLPIGERWAMIAVLTAVTTPRITFYALLIGCAFAATYTTAGRVLRSLTRKAQRTDRAARALADLADTGPLAGALARILPGPPRKTALLSAAFGAVAVVTAAWVWGPAWQVVAMAALYVGLSAEAVERSLKGPLDWLIPPLFRAAEYGTVLLLAAKADVNGALPAAFGLVGAVAYHHYDTVYRIRGDAGAPPQWLVRAIGGHEGRTLLVTVLAALLAPTEFTVALTALAVAVALLVLLESIRFWVIAHKTGAPAVHDEGEPA, from the coding sequence CTGTCGACCGCCATCCTCACCGGTCAGCCGGTCCCCGGATCGTCGCTGGAGGGCGATCTGCGGTCGCTCGGCTTCGACGTGCGGACCGCCTCCGACGCCGGTGACGCCGAGACGCTCCTGGCGACGGTGCCCGCGGACCAGCGGGTCGCGATCGTCGACGCCCGGTTCGTCGGCCATGTGCACGCCCTGCGCCTGGGACTCACCGACCCCCGCTTCGAGGCCGCCGCCCTCCCGGGCGCGGTGACCGTGCGGCCCGCCGCCCGTCAGGCGCTGACCCGGGCGCTGGCCCGCGAGGGCTCGGCCGCGGGCGGCACCACGGCCGTCGCCGTCGACAGCGTCGCCGACCGGGTCGTCGCCGCCCTCGAGGCCGAAGACGTCAGCCTCTACCGGCCCGAACTCGGCACCCTGGTCGCCGTCGTCCCCGCCGACCCGCAGGCCCGCAACGAGGCCCGCCAGGCGGTCGCCGCCGTTGACGACGAGGCCGTACGGCTGCGCACGGCGGTGAAGTCCCGCGACGGCTTCTTCACCACGTACTTCATCAGCCCCTACTCCCGCTACATCGCCCGCTGGTGCGCCCGCCGGGGCCTGACCCCGAACCAGGTCACGACGGCCTCGCTGATCACCGCCCTGATCGCGGCGGGCTGCGCGGCAACCGGCACCCGTGGTGGGTTCGTCGCGGCCGGCCTCCTGCTGCTCTTCTCCTTCGTCCTCGACTGCACCGACGGCCAGTTGGCCCGCTACTCGCTGCAGTACTCGACGCTCGGCGCCTGGCTCGACGCCACCTTCGACCGCGCCAAGGAGTACGCCTACTACGCGGGCCTCGCCCTCGGCGCCGCCCGGGGCGGCGACGATGTATGGGCGCTCGCCCTCGGCGCGATGGTCCTGCAGACCTGCCGCCACGTCGTCGACTTCTCCTTCAACGAGGCGAATCACGACGCCACCGGCAACACCAGCCCCACCGCCGCCCTCTCCGGCAAGCTCGACAGCGTCGGCTGGACGGTCTGGATCCGCCGCATGATCGTCCTGCCGATCGGCGAGCGCTGGGCGATGATCGCCGTCCTCACGGCGGTCACCACACCCCGCATCACCTTCTACGCGCTGCTCATCGGCTGCGCCTTCGCCGCGACCTACACCACGGCGGGCCGTGTGCTGCGCTCGCTGACGCGCAAGGCGCAGCGGACGGACCGGGCGGCCCGGGCGCTGGCGGACCTCGCGGACACCGGCCCGCTCGCCGGAGCGCTGGCGCGGATCCTGCCGGGCCCGCCGCGCAAGACGGCACTGCTCAGCGCGGCCTTCGGAGCCGTGGCCGTGGTGACCGCCGCCTGGGTCTGGGGCCCTGCCTGGCAGGTCGTCGCCATGGCCGCCCTGTACGTCGGGCTGTCGGCCGAAGCCGTCGAGCGCTCCCTCAAGGGCCCCCTCGACTGGCTGATCCCGCCGCTCTTCCGGGCCGCCGAATACGGCACCGTTCTCCTCCTGGCAGCCAAAGCCGACGTGAACGGAGCCCTTCCCGCGGCCTTCGGGCTGGTGGGGGCCGTCGCCTACCATCACTACGACACGGTGTACCGCATCCGCGGTGACGCCGGCGCGCCACCGCAGTGGCTGGTGCGGGCGATCGGCGGTCACGAAGGCAGGACCCTGCTGGTCACCGTACTGGCCGCGCTGCTCGCGCCCACAGAGTTCACCGTCGCGCTCACGGCTCTCGCCGTGGCCGTGGCGCTGCTGGTGCTCCTCGAGAGCATCCGCTTCTGGGTGATCGCCCATAAGACAGGCGCACCCGCCGTACACGATGAAGGAGAACCCGCATGA